The Corylus avellana chromosome ca8, CavTom2PMs-1.0 genome has a segment encoding these proteins:
- the LOC132190760 gene encoding uncharacterized protein LOC132190760: protein MECKNWLTDVEEILLLAGCTEEQKVQYTAYGLSGEARHWWTGKKVLLIQELGREEAISWLRFQKEFLQQYFPKILKDAKAREFMNLTEGNMTVAQYVGRFNELARFAPYLVANEQNRVRKFEQGLNPRIHERVVCFEIRDFVELVNKASLAEESVKRNALAMAVIRKRAAPPPNRKPSWMETKIEWK from the coding sequence ATGGAGTGTAAAAATTGGCTGACCGACGTGGAAGAAATTTTGCTACTTGCAGGTTGCACGGAAGAGCAAAAAGTACAATACACTGCTTATGGACTGTCAGGTGAAGCCAGGCACTGGTGGACTGGCAAGAAGGTATTACTGATTCAAGAACTAGGCAGGGAGGAAGCAATCTCTTGGCTGCGATTTCAAAAAGAATTTCTCCAGCAATATTTTCCCAAAATACTCAAAGACGCGAAGGCTCGAGAATTCATGAACCTCACCGAGGGAAATATGACAGTTGCCCAATATGTTGGCCGCTTCAATGAATTGGCTCGCTTTGCTCCCTACTTGGTGGCGAATGAACAAAATCGAGTAAGGAAGTTTGAACAGGGTCTCAACCCACGAATCCATGAACGTGTTGTATGCTTTGAAATTCGAGATTTTGTGGAATTAGTCAACAAGGCCTCCCTAGCTGAGGAGAGTGTGAAGAGAAATGCTTTGGCAATGGCAGTAATACGAAAGAGAGCTGCACCCCCACCAAATCGAAAACCAAGCTGGATGGAAACAAAGATCGAATGGAAATAA
- the LOC132190370 gene encoding guanine nucleotide-binding protein subunit gamma 2-like, whose product MDVLQPSSSPGGGGGGGGGGGGAKQKEVEQPDDDHHHHHPQVNAKAGGCGSFFGKHRMAAAISNLHSQINFIQEELDKLDTIGESSLVCKELMSSLDCVRDPLLPSTKGPEDGSWDRWFRGAHNSRNHKRWM is encoded by the exons ATGGATGTGCTGCAGCCATCATCATCtccaggaggaggaggaggaggaggaggaggagggggaggaGCAAAGCAAAAAGAGGTGGAGCAGCCTGatgatgatcatcatcatcatcatcctcaagTAAACGCAAAAGCAGGAGGTTGTGGGAGTTTCTTTGGGAAGCATAGGATGGCAGCAGCCATATCCAATCTCCATAGCCAAATCAACTTCATCCAG GAAGAGCTGGACAAACTGGACACAATAGGTGAATCTTCCCTTGTATGCAAAGA GCTGATGTCAAGCCTCGACTGCGTCCGCGATCCGCTGCTTCCGTC GACAAAGGGCCCAGAGGATGGGAGCTGGGATCGTTGGTTCCGGGGAGCCCACAACTCAAGAAATCACAAACGTTGGATGTAA